One genomic segment of Paenibacillus sp. FSL H8-0332 includes these proteins:
- a CDS encoding aldo/keto reductase yields the protein MKHFPLGNTGLLVSAYSLGCLNFGSRTDKKTSFQLLDHFFEAGGNFLDTANNYAIWNEGCVGGESEALLGEWMKERKNRHQIILATKVGAKPVVPKSEKMEGLGRQAIEKGIDESLLRLGTDYVDLYYAHVDDNETELEETLETFDSLVKAGKVRAIGCSNYRLSRLLEAKAVSQSKGWESYCCIQQRYTYLQPRMDANFGVQVSADEDLLDYCSQHDDFTLMAYSPLLGGIYNRTEAVLPDAYRREDQMTRLHTLRKIAGELGATPNQLILAWMLHNHPRALPIVAASGLTQLEENLGALKLQISSEQLDQLKQIIN from the coding sequence GTGAAGCATTTTCCGTTGGGGAATACCGGATTGCTAGTAAGTGCTTATTCTTTAGGCTGTCTGAATTTTGGATCGCGAACCGACAAAAAAACCTCATTCCAGTTGCTTGATCATTTTTTTGAAGCAGGGGGAAACTTTCTGGATACAGCCAATAATTATGCGATATGGAACGAAGGCTGTGTTGGCGGAGAAAGCGAGGCTTTGCTTGGCGAATGGATGAAAGAAAGAAAAAACAGACATCAGATCATTTTGGCCACCAAAGTGGGCGCGAAACCGGTAGTGCCGAAAAGTGAAAAAATGGAAGGCTTAGGACGCCAAGCGATTGAGAAGGGAATTGACGAAAGTCTGCTAAGGCTTGGAACAGATTATGTGGATTTATATTATGCTCATGTAGACGACAACGAAACTGAACTCGAGGAAACCCTGGAGACTTTTGATTCCTTGGTCAAAGCCGGTAAAGTCAGGGCTATTGGCTGCAGTAATTATCGGCTTTCCAGGCTCCTTGAGGCCAAGGCGGTCAGTCAGTCAAAAGGATGGGAGTCCTATTGCTGCATCCAGCAGCGATATACGTATTTGCAGCCTAGAATGGATGCGAATTTCGGAGTGCAGGTCAGTGCGGATGAGGATTTACTTGATTACTGCAGTCAACACGATGATTTTACGCTCATGGCTTATTCCCCCCTCCTTGGAGGCATATACAACAGAACGGAAGCTGTCCTGCCCGATGCATACCGGAGAGAGGATCAGATGACCCGATTGCATACTCTAAGGAAGATTGCTGGCGAGCTTGGAGCGACACCGAATCAGCTTATCCTTGCTTGGATGCTGCACAATCATCCGAGAGCTCTTCCAATTGTAGCTGCAAGCGGTCTGACGCAATTGGAAGAAAATTTGGGGGCGCTTAAGCTCCAGATTAGCTCAGAACAGCTTGATCAATTGAAACAGATTATAAACTGA
- a CDS encoding MerR family transcriptional regulator, which produces MIGKELTIQQAAEMTGLSVHTLRYYERIGLMDPIPRAENGHRVYREHDFEWIILLAKLKTTGMPIALMQQFADMMRLGNEGIPQRRKLLEEHERKLIEQVQTIHQTLDILRNKIDYYRSWEDDISREEDSLESIR; this is translated from the coding sequence ATGATCGGTAAAGAACTGACCATTCAGCAGGCTGCTGAGATGACGGGGTTAAGCGTTCATACCCTTCGTTATTACGAAAGGATCGGTCTGATGGACCCCATACCTCGTGCCGAGAATGGTCATCGGGTATACCGGGAGCATGATTTTGAATGGATCATATTACTCGCAAAACTTAAGACTACAGGAATGCCGATCGCACTTATGCAACAGTTCGCTGATATGATGCGACTTGGCAATGAGGGCATTCCGCAGCGCAGAAAACTTCTGGAAGAGCATGAGCGGAAATTAATCGAGCAGGTTCAAACGATTCATCAAACTTTGGACATTCTGCGGAATAAAATTGATTACTACCGTTCTTGGGAAGATGATATCAGTCGCGAAGAAGACAGTTTGGAGTCAATTCGATGA
- a CDS encoding radical SAM protein codes for MQPKTTQKFDEQVFNDLKRTIMNMSRASRMREADSRYAMDVPEDIGIKLNNGCNLRCKHCYEWNEDGFHRDMAREDQKKEIDIALVEKLLAFTREKKSKLYLWGGEPLYYSQFSLLADLLEQDQRTVTICTNAILLEQQLESLLKMGEGLVVLASLEGFEAENDAIRGKGTYRKVLQAVQLLLELQRKGIFKGKVSISLTMNDAMIPKLFSFMKYFEDMGVDSVYFVYPWYISSTSAAEMDDVYMKEFSWLNPVEPGSCSWHSFTYRISPENVEPLKEEVRRITEHTWRNRIRFMPALELDEIGDFVNGAQMTGMKRKKCLAISTRMDVLPGGNVTPCKFFPEFAVGNISEAPVKEIWHGENYGKHRERLSCGLMPVCSRCGLLYHYGR; via the coding sequence ATGCAGCCCAAAACAACCCAGAAATTCGATGAGCAGGTGTTTAACGATCTTAAACGCACGATTATGAACATGTCGCGCGCAAGCCGCATGCGGGAGGCGGACAGCCGATATGCGATGGACGTTCCGGAGGATATCGGGATTAAGCTGAACAACGGCTGTAATTTGCGCTGCAAGCATTGCTACGAATGGAACGAAGACGGCTTCCACCGGGATATGGCCAGGGAGGACCAGAAGAAGGAAATTGATATTGCTCTTGTAGAGAAGCTGCTGGCGTTTACCCGGGAGAAGAAATCCAAGCTCTACCTATGGGGCGGCGAGCCGCTCTATTACAGTCAATTTTCACTGCTGGCCGACCTGCTCGAACAGGATCAGCGCACGGTTACGATTTGCACGAACGCTATTTTGCTGGAGCAGCAGCTGGAGTCACTGCTCAAGATGGGTGAAGGGCTGGTTGTCCTTGCCAGCCTGGAAGGATTCGAAGCGGAGAATGATGCAATAAGGGGCAAAGGCACTTATAGGAAGGTCTTACAGGCGGTCCAGCTGTTGCTGGAGCTTCAGAGAAAGGGCATCTTTAAGGGCAAGGTCTCGATCAGCCTGACGATGAACGATGCCATGATTCCAAAGCTGTTTTCCTTCATGAAGTATTTCGAGGATATGGGCGTCGATTCTGTCTATTTCGTCTATCCCTGGTATATTTCCTCCACATCCGCAGCGGAGATGGATGATGTGTACATGAAGGAGTTCAGCTGGCTGAATCCGGTAGAACCCGGAAGCTGTAGCTGGCACTCCTTTACCTACCGCATTTCACCAGAGAACGTGGAGCCGCTGAAGGAAGAGGTCCGCCGGATAACGGAGCATACGTGGAGGAATCGGATACGGTTTATGCCGGCCTTGGAGCTTGATGAAATCGGCGATTTCGTGAACGGGGCTCAGATGACAGGGATGAAGCGGAAGAAATGCCTCGCCATCTCCACCCGGATGGATGTGCTGCCCGGCGGGAATGTGACGCCGTGCAAATTCTTTCCGGAGTTTGCTGTCGGTAACATAAGCGAAGCTCCCGTTAAAGAGATTTGGCACGGGGAGAATTACGGCAAGCACCGCGAGCGGTTATCCTGCGGATTGATGCCGGTCTGTTCCCGCTGCGGACTGCTATATCACTACGGACGGTAA
- a CDS encoding GntR family transcriptional regulator — protein sequence MFIELDLQSETPIYTQLVDQIVEGIASGKLKPGDPLPSIRSLAEDLGINLHTVNKAYNLLKQEGLLQVNRKTGVIVQPGGMPGVTEVFAEKLRRQLRSLAAAAAVRGMAEEIFAQESRSVYQDIIRIRGGEQH from the coding sequence GTGTTCATAGAGCTTGATCTGCAATCGGAAACCCCCATTTACACTCAACTGGTTGACCAAATCGTTGAGGGGATCGCCTCTGGCAAGCTGAAGCCAGGCGATCCGCTTCCGTCGATCCGAAGCCTGGCGGAGGACCTCGGGATCAATCTCCATACCGTCAATAAAGCCTACAATTTGCTCAAGCAGGAAGGCTTACTTCAAGTGAACCGGAAGACGGGCGTTATTGTTCAGCCGGGCGGGATGCCCGGTGTGACAGAGGTGTTCGCGGAGAAGCTCCGGCGGCAGCTGCGGTCTCTTGCTGCTGCAGCTGCCGTACGAGGCATGGCGGAAGAGATATTCGCACAGGAGAGCAGATCGGTGTACCAGGATATAATCAGAATTCGCGGAGGGGAACAACATTGA
- a CDS encoding phosphopantetheine-binding protein, with product MFETITEIVIKVKEDESFRSSLTPKSDLINEVGLDSLQMINFILEVEDHFGVEIVYEDLDYSYLLSVERFINFLNGMEKKIG from the coding sequence ATGTTTGAAACTATTACAGAAATTGTTATAAAAGTCAAAGAGGATGAAAGCTTCCGGAGCTCTCTTACACCAAAGAGCGATTTGATTAATGAGGTCGGCCTGGATTCACTGCAGATGATCAATTTCATTCTGGAGGTTGAGGACCATTTCGGCGTAGAGATTGTGTACGAGGATTTGGATTACAGCTACCTGCTGTCCGTTGAACGCTTCATCAATTTTCTGAACGGCATGGAGAAAAAAATTGGCTAG
- a CDS encoding DUF5808 domain-containing protein: MTQEPMIIIFGSYLMITLMLSLQVYRGLRTFLFGIVLPEDVLNDPSIRAIRRNYALLISGFAVVIGWACLLWLRDQPAWGLLILTTSILLLMIASSFAVWLSRMSVQRLKAARGWQVVVQTKRAASLMVSRTHSPVLRTWWYSANAAVMALCIFFAIARWDTIPQLLILGNFHFNKSVWTVFMLNSVQALNITVFVCYSLLISRARTSLDPQDREGSLQKQLKLKKIHSLLAWGASFLMVVFYGVAQAIALYGWSGNLLALSGMALCTTLFVALICIIFYIRIKGIDQLKDVPSLEERHWKWLGLIYMNPEDPALMIPNNHGFGWTINMANPCSKIIAAGILAVPVIETILVFPLFNK, from the coding sequence TTGACACAAGAACCGATGATTATTATTTTCGGAAGTTATTTGATGATTACTCTGATGCTCAGCTTACAGGTCTATCGCGGATTAAGGACATTTCTGTTCGGCATTGTTCTGCCGGAGGATGTTCTGAATGACCCGTCCATCCGTGCCATTCGCCGGAATTACGCTTTGCTTATCAGTGGTTTTGCGGTCGTCATCGGGTGGGCTTGCTTGTTATGGCTTCGCGATCAACCGGCCTGGGGTCTCCTGATTTTGACGACATCCATCTTGCTTTTAATGATTGCTTCATCCTTCGCGGTTTGGCTCAGCCGGATGTCCGTGCAACGCTTGAAGGCTGCCAGAGGCTGGCAGGTTGTCGTGCAGACGAAGCGCGCAGCAAGTCTGATGGTCAGCCGGACGCATAGTCCGGTGCTACGCACTTGGTGGTATTCGGCAAATGCTGCCGTTATGGCGCTATGCATCTTCTTTGCTATTGCAAGGTGGGATACGATTCCGCAATTGTTGATTCTCGGAAATTTTCATTTCAACAAATCCGTGTGGACCGTGTTCATGCTGAACAGTGTGCAAGCGCTGAATATCACCGTGTTTGTCTGCTACAGTCTGCTGATCAGCCGTGCCAGAACTTCGCTTGATCCCCAGGACCGGGAAGGTTCGCTGCAAAAACAGCTGAAGCTAAAGAAAATCCATTCGCTTCTAGCTTGGGGAGCCTCGTTCCTAATGGTTGTATTCTATGGTGTGGCGCAAGCCATAGCGTTGTACGGCTGGAGCGGCAATCTGCTCGCCCTATCCGGCATGGCGCTCTGTACAACGCTCTTCGTGGCACTAATCTGCATCATATTTTACATACGGATCAAGGGTATTGATCAGCTAAAAGACGTTCCATCGCTGGAGGAAAGGCACTGGAAGTGGCTCGGCCTCATTTACATGAATCCTGAAGATCCGGCGTTGATGATACCAAACAATCATGGTTTCGGCTGGACGATCAATATGGCCAATCCGTGCAGTAAGATCATAGCCGCCGGGATCTTAGCCGTTCCGGTAATCGAAACTATACTTGTTTTTCCTTTATTCAATAAATGA
- a CDS encoding DUF4259 domain-containing protein: MGAWGVKALESDEGLDLVAAIEDLLPRDTLDLGELMAKFGEDDFLYDGTVLALAELYIEFQENGSLDYDHEEEERALTQVRAFTADHSALKALLEHLNVIWTDIEGECEGDLAELWRESSSWDEWRTHVQQLISKLEARLAKD, from the coding sequence ATGGGAGCATGGGGAGTCAAAGCATTGGAAAGTGATGAAGGGCTGGATCTGGTGGCAGCGATCGAGGACTTGCTTCCTCGTGACACATTGGATTTGGGTGAGTTGATGGCGAAGTTTGGTGAGGATGACTTCCTTTATGACGGAACAGTACTCGCCCTCGCGGAGCTGTATATCGAGTTTCAAGAGAATGGCAGTTTGGATTACGATCATGAGGAGGAAGAACGCGCCTTAACGCAAGTACGGGCGTTCACGGCCGATCATTCCGCGCTGAAGGCTTTGCTCGAGCATTTGAACGTGATTTGGACTGACATTGAGGGGGAGTGCGAGGGCGATTTGGCGGAACTGTGGCGGGAATCGTCAAGCTGGGACGAATGGCGGACACATGTACAGCAGCTCATTTCCAAGTTGGAAGCGCGGCTTGCCAAAGATTAG
- a CDS encoding PIG-L family deacetylase produces the protein MTQHYLFISAHLDDAILSCGDYIHALIQNNYQVTIATVFTGMGTDLSMLARILHKKFGLGMDTMDVRRQEDIRAAEALGAAVIHLNLLECIYRKNKDGSPVYSKLQNLFVAELGSEHEVIEEIVSVLSEQIIFENFAGVFVPLGIGRHIDHCLVRESTEQYRLRAGTDGQIRLMYYEDLPYLCFNQDKTWRTELAAGLHEQRIKLQYWDLKAKINASLKYSSQLSLLWSSKTSMLKQMVKHARGVAPQSKLHAPEGSDYFFKVYTADVNEPLPLSVIRT, from the coding sequence ATGACACAACATTATTTATTTATTTCCGCCCATTTGGATGATGCTATCCTATCCTGCGGCGATTATATCCATGCGCTCATACAAAATAATTACCAGGTTACGATTGCTACAGTCTTTACAGGGATGGGAACGGATTTGTCCATGCTTGCCAGAATTCTGCACAAAAAATTCGGGCTGGGAATGGATACGATGGACGTGCGCAGGCAAGAGGATATTCGTGCTGCTGAAGCACTCGGTGCAGCTGTGATTCACCTGAACCTGCTGGAATGCATTTACCGGAAAAATAAAGACGGCAGCCCTGTCTACAGCAAGCTGCAAAATCTGTTCGTGGCGGAGTTGGGGTCTGAACATGAGGTGATAGAAGAGATCGTCTCCGTACTCTCAGAGCAAATCATATTTGAAAATTTTGCGGGCGTTTTTGTACCGCTTGGAATCGGAAGACATATTGATCACTGTCTCGTCCGGGAGTCCACCGAGCAGTACAGGCTTAGAGCCGGTACAGATGGGCAGATCCGTCTGATGTACTACGAAGACCTGCCATACCTATGCTTTAATCAAGATAAAACCTGGAGAACAGAGCTTGCCGCAGGACTGCATGAACAAAGGATCAAGCTGCAGTACTGGGACTTGAAAGCTAAAATAAACGCATCCTTGAAGTACAGCTCGCAATTAAGCCTGCTTTGGTCATCCAAAACCAGCATGTTGAAGCAAATGGTAAAGCATGCAAGAGGAGTTGCTCCGCAATCAAAGCTCCACGCTCCTGAGGGCAGCGATTATTTCTTTAAGGTTTACACGGCGGATGTCAATGAGCCGCTACCGCTGAGCGTGATCCGGACATAA
- a CDS encoding methyltransferase domain-containing protein, translated as MNTTWPLSGITLVCTECKSGLYETDDGLICKTCGLGYAREEGLASMLINRPVAEKLAEGSAQKEAVIGMFDSINRSLEEKRLSRFSTFINWGYAPKNEQPGSLQGINQSSIRLLREIIGGLDVSGKDILEIGCGRGGNVSELCKSYGTRSVVGIDLTPSNIQFCQRNNRYEQAYYCIGDAEQLPVQTESCDMVLNIESSHLYPHIELFFAETYRVLKPGGLFLYADIMSASDMPRYEDQWKRLGFRTALIRDITGNVLQSGDDALGSRLHALEGSFEGEDRVWEWLEAPGTQNHADMVTGRRVFTIVHLVKDASGTKGEPSHD; from the coding sequence ATGAATACGACTTGGCCTCTGTCAGGAATTACCCTGGTATGCACCGAATGCAAGAGTGGTCTTTATGAGACGGACGACGGTTTGATCTGCAAGACCTGCGGCCTCGGATACGCCCGGGAAGAGGGGCTCGCGAGCATGTTAATCAACCGCCCTGTAGCGGAGAAGCTTGCCGAAGGCTCGGCGCAAAAGGAAGCGGTCATCGGCATGTTTGATTCTATTAACCGGTCGCTTGAGGAGAAAAGACTGTCCAGATTTTCCACCTTTATTAACTGGGGGTATGCCCCAAAGAACGAACAACCTGGCAGTCTTCAAGGTATTAACCAAAGCAGTATCCGGCTGCTTCGCGAAATCATTGGCGGCCTGGATGTTTCAGGCAAGGATATTCTGGAAATCGGCTGTGGACGGGGAGGCAACGTGAGCGAGCTGTGTAAAAGCTATGGGACCCGCAGCGTGGTCGGCATTGATCTGACACCGTCCAATATTCAATTTTGCCAAAGAAACAACCGGTATGAGCAAGCTTACTATTGTATTGGCGATGCAGAGCAGCTGCCTGTTCAAACGGAAAGCTGCGACATGGTGCTGAACATCGAGTCCTCGCATTTGTACCCGCATATCGAGCTGTTTTTTGCGGAGACCTACCGTGTATTAAAGCCAGGCGGGTTATTTTTGTATGCGGATATTATGAGTGCTTCCGACATGCCGCGCTATGAGGATCAGTGGAAAAGACTGGGGTTTCGCACCGCATTGATCCGGGACATTACCGGCAATGTGTTGCAATCGGGAGACGATGCGCTGGGCAGCCGCCTGCATGCGCTTGAGGGCTCCTTTGAAGGGGAAGACCGGGTATGGGAATGGCTGGAGGCGCCCGGCACGCAGAATCATGCGGATATGGTCACAGGCAGAAGAGTATTCACAATTGTTCATCTGGTGAAAGATGCCTCCGGCACCAAAGGGGAGCCTAGCCATGATTGA
- a CDS encoding 3-oxoacyl-[acyl-carrier-protein] synthase III C-terminal domain-containing protein codes for MTITDSSVYIPSFRAPVDQVIQEINDDGVSFRLSAAEYRDSGFGYVPIEQSQSLEQMIYKVCAPILRRIRRDGIPLSAILFASVTSAGVQAQGLFSRLLREFDYGTTPVIQLEEYGCSTIHLSLYLTKAYFAGEGQSDDAVLFVAADQANISHHRSDSYMLYGDAASAALYRKSAARGQQTLSARLKVDGFVYDHSPERVKMYFSTFYLAVRQVVNQVLRESGMDMNKISHIFCSNLGLRTWSTLARALGCPLDKFYASTLEDAGHLHNTDILLNVNEAVRTGSLNRGDFYLAVSIGFGGYYGCSLHKYE; via the coding sequence TTGACTATTACTGATTCTAGTGTATATATTCCTTCATTCCGGGCTCCAGTCGATCAGGTCATCCAGGAAATAAACGACGATGGCGTTTCTTTCCGCTTAAGCGCAGCGGAGTACAGAGACAGCGGCTTTGGGTATGTCCCCATCGAGCAGAGTCAAAGTCTGGAGCAAATGATATATAAGGTATGCGCCCCCATTCTAAGGCGGATAAGACGAGATGGCATACCGCTCTCGGCTATTCTCTTCGCATCTGTCACGAGCGCCGGAGTGCAAGCACAGGGCTTGTTCTCCAGGCTGCTCCGCGAGTTTGACTATGGTACAACGCCGGTTATTCAGCTGGAGGAATACGGCTGCTCCACCATTCACTTGTCGCTTTATTTAACGAAGGCTTATTTCGCCGGTGAAGGCCAAAGCGACGATGCTGTATTGTTTGTTGCGGCAGATCAAGCGAACATTTCGCATCACCGCAGCGATTCCTATATGCTTTACGGGGATGCGGCAAGCGCTGCTCTATATCGTAAATCTGCAGCCCGAGGGCAGCAGACTCTATCTGCTAGGCTTAAAGTGGATGGGTTCGTTTACGATCATAGTCCTGAACGAGTCAAAATGTACTTTTCAACCTTTTATTTAGCTGTCCGGCAGGTTGTAAATCAGGTTTTACGCGAATCGGGAATGGATATGAACAAGATAAGCCATATTTTTTGCTCAAATCTGGGACTGCGCACCTGGAGTACTCTTGCCCGGGCGCTGGGCTGCCCATTAGACAAATTTTATGCCTCCACGCTTGAAGATGCGGGGCATCTTCATAATACGGATATTCTGCTTAACGTAAATGAGGCGGTCAGGACCGGCTCTTTGAATAGGGGAGACTTCTATTTGGCGGTATCCATAGGCTTTGGAGGCTACTACGGCTGTTCCTTGCACAAATACGAGTAA
- a CDS encoding serine hydrolase domain-containing protein translates to MIRNRWITVVMLLLCLLLLLTACNDNPPVELTLKAAQEKAALLTSTYDTNSVQYALIDHGHITVSGQSGKNDEQGQRPLTKDTMYGIGSTSKMFTTVAVMQLVEQGKIGLDTPVVQYIPEFTMKDERYKQITPRMLLNHSSGLMGSSFTNVFLFNDKDTYAYDTLLKQLADETLKADPGAYSVYCNDGFTLAQNVVERVSGMDFTSYIHRFITEPLGMVNTKTPLDSLEEVKMAGLYYPTYTGQLPNETVNVIGTGGIYSTAEDLVRFSQVFTGKKEEVLSDKLATAAAQDEYKTALWPDDADNSIGYGLGWDSIDLYPFGEYGMKALTKGGDTVLYHASLVVLPEQEMAAAVVSSGGSSTYDQLLASEILLQALKEKGTIAEFKPEKSYGVPVKADMPESMLQYAGIYGATGTTMNIKISAGGVMSVTSEQPSANSNRIFKYSADGMFHSSDGKEMISFVTEENGRTYGWIRQYALVPGLGQVAISMYNAEKLKTQYLPVETREAWMLRDGKKYYLLNEKYTSLVYLMLPPTQLNVSKQLPGYVLDKRITGPNTAVSELQIPGSNGRDLTDLTFFTQDGVEYLNHGGFVLVNEDNLKPLNYAKKSTVTIPPSGYARWYTISDKDEGKMVKVSISSNGSFAVYDDKGTCLYFSVTGGKDQTTLPAGGSIVFAGDAGTKFEISVQ, encoded by the coding sequence ATGATAAGAAATCGTTGGATAACTGTAGTTATGCTATTGTTGTGTCTGCTTCTGCTGTTAACCGCCTGTAACGACAACCCACCTGTGGAACTCACCCTGAAAGCTGCACAGGAGAAAGCAGCTCTCCTCACAAGTACTTACGACACGAACAGCGTGCAATACGCCCTTATCGATCATGGTCACATCACCGTATCCGGCCAATCCGGCAAGAATGATGAGCAGGGACAGAGGCCGCTCACGAAAGACACGATGTACGGGATCGGCTCAACCAGTAAAATGTTTACCACGGTTGCCGTTATGCAGCTGGTCGAGCAAGGTAAAATCGGTCTTGATACGCCGGTCGTCCAGTATATTCCCGAGTTTACGATGAAGGATGAACGTTACAAGCAGATTACGCCGCGTATGCTGCTGAATCATTCCTCCGGTTTAATGGGATCCTCGTTTACTAACGTCTTTTTATTCAATGATAAGGATACTTACGCCTACGACACACTGCTGAAACAACTGGCTGATGAGACCTTAAAGGCGGATCCGGGTGCTTATTCAGTGTACTGCAATGACGGATTTACACTAGCCCAGAATGTGGTCGAGCGCGTCAGCGGCATGGACTTCACCTCTTATATCCATCGATTTATCACGGAACCTCTAGGTATGGTTAATACGAAGACGCCGCTCGATTCTCTGGAGGAAGTGAAGATGGCGGGGCTCTATTATCCTACCTATACAGGACAACTTCCTAACGAGACGGTCAACGTGATCGGAACCGGAGGTATTTATTCCACAGCGGAGGATTTGGTTCGTTTCTCACAAGTTTTCACGGGGAAAAAGGAAGAGGTCTTGTCTGATAAATTGGCTACGGCCGCGGCACAAGACGAGTACAAGACGGCACTCTGGCCTGATGATGCGGACAACTCCATCGGATACGGTCTCGGCTGGGACAGCATCGATCTGTATCCCTTCGGGGAATACGGAATGAAGGCACTGACCAAAGGCGGGGACACGGTTCTCTATCACGCGTCGCTCGTTGTGCTTCCCGAACAGGAGATGGCGGCAGCTGTCGTCTCTTCCGGCGGAAGCAGTACGTACGACCAGCTTCTGGCCAGCGAAATCCTGCTTCAGGCGCTGAAGGAGAAAGGGACAATTGCCGAATTCAAGCCTGAGAAATCTTACGGCGTGCCGGTAAAGGCTGATATGCCGGAGTCCATGTTGCAGTATGCGGGAATCTACGGCGCGACTGGTACAACAATGAACATCAAAATATCCGCAGGCGGTGTCATGTCCGTCACATCGGAGCAGCCATCGGCTAATTCGAACCGGATCTTCAAATATTCGGCGGACGGCATGTTCCATAGTTCGGATGGAAAAGAGATGATCAGCTTTGTGACGGAGGAGAATGGACGCACTTACGGATGGATTCGCCAATACGCTTTGGTGCCGGGTCTTGGGCAGGTGGCTATATCCATGTACAACGCTGAGAAGCTCAAAACCCAATATCTTCCAGTGGAGACCCGGGAAGCATGGATGCTGCGCGACGGCAAGAAATATTATTTACTGAATGAGAAGTATACATCGCTCGTTTATTTGATGTTGCCGCCCACCCAATTGAACGTGTCAAAACAATTGCCGGGGTACGTGTTGGATAAACGAATAACCGGCCCGAATACGGCTGTCTCCGAATTGCAAATTCCGGGATCGAACGGACGGGATCTCACAGATCTTACGTTTTTTACACAAGACGGTGTTGAGTACTTGAATCATGGTGGATTCGTCTTAGTGAACGAGGACAACTTGAAGCCATTAAACTATGCTAAGAAGTCAACCGTTACGATTCCGCCCAGCGGATACGCCAGGTGGTATACGATAAGCGACAAAGATGAGGGTAAAATGGTTAAGGTGAGCATATCCTCGAACGGCTCCTTCGCCGTTTATGATGACAAGGGGACATGCCTCTACTTCAGTGTCACCGGAGGCAAGGATCAGACCACGCTGCCCGCGGGAGGATCGATTGTTTTCGCCGGGGATGCCGGCACAAAGTTTGAGATTTCCGTGCAATAA
- a CDS encoding class I SAM-dependent methyltransferase: MSKAWPLTDLNWVCPRCKQTLAKMEFSLDCTSCAESYPMAAGSIPCLLVESDALETMEHKAQKEAVKEMFTSFNRALEQTGVSRFSTFINWGYAEAEDEKEAAGSLPRGVNHQSLRLLQEIMHGVDVQGKDVLEIACGRGGNVRALCKSYGPRTVAGLDLTEANIAFCLAGNRYEQATFCVGDAEELPLPDECCDIVLNIESSDLYPRITRFYDEVFRVLKAGGLFVYADDLDALKFETGERYLLELGFEMSLVRDISEHALLASDLARGSRLAALGDALGKEDAVWETMGVPGTPIYDDMHSGKRRYKILHLKKKV, translated from the coding sequence GTGAGTAAGGCATGGCCATTAACAGACCTTAACTGGGTATGTCCGCGGTGCAAGCAAACGCTTGCGAAGATGGAGTTCTCATTAGACTGTACGTCATGCGCCGAAAGCTACCCTATGGCCGCTGGCTCGATTCCATGCCTGCTTGTAGAAAGTGATGCGCTGGAAACGATGGAGCATAAGGCGCAGAAGGAGGCGGTTAAAGAGATGTTTACGTCGTTTAACCGGGCTTTGGAGCAAACTGGCGTCTCACGCTTCTCCACGTTTATCAATTGGGGATATGCAGAGGCGGAAGATGAGAAGGAGGCTGCAGGCAGCCTGCCGAGAGGGGTCAACCACCAATCGCTTCGGCTTCTGCAGGAAATCATGCACGGAGTCGATGTGCAGGGAAAAGACGTACTGGAAATCGCCTGCGGCAGAGGCGGCAACGTACGGGCACTCTGCAAAAGCTACGGACCGCGCACCGTCGCTGGCCTCGATTTGACGGAAGCGAATATCGCCTTCTGTCTGGCAGGCAACCGGTATGAACAGGCTACGTTCTGCGTCGGGGATGCGGAGGAGCTTCCGCTTCCGGATGAATGCTGCGATATCGTGCTGAATATCGAATCCTCGGATCTCTATCCCCGGATCACCCGTTTTTATGATGAGGTATTCCGGGTGCTGAAGGCTGGAGGCTTGTTCGTATATGCGGATGATCTGGATGCGCTCAAGTTCGAGACAGGTGAGCGGTATTTACTTGAGCTGGGCTTTGAGATGTCGCTGGTACGCGATATTTCCGAGCATGCTTTGCTGGCAAGCGATTTGGCCAGAGGCAGCCGTCTGGCAGCGCTGGGCGATGCTCTCGGGAAGGAGGACGCCGTATGGGAGACCATGGGCGTTCCCGGAACCCCGATTTACGATGATATGCACTCGGGAAAGCGAAGATACAAAATTCTTCACCTGAAAAAGAAGGTGTGA